Within Vicia villosa cultivar HV-30 ecotype Madison, WI linkage group LG1, Vvil1.0, whole genome shotgun sequence, the genomic segment AACTGctgtaatatatattactaacagcATATTAGCAATGTAAGTaacagaaataatatatatagcataacatctaaataccaaaatcttatatattaatataaaggtGGACCTAAGTCCACCAGAAAATTACAAAAAGTTAAACACTTAGATACTTATAACAAACTTTGACATCATTGTTAATATTTCAACATTGTTACAAGTATCTCCTTGCTGATGGGATCCTTAACGCTGAAGCCCATAGAGTCTCCATCAAGCAGGCACCTTTCCTTGGCAAATTTGTACCAACCACGCCCTAAGAACATCTGACCCTTTTCGGTATGATGAACTTCACATTCATACCTGACTTCCCTTTCCCAGTCAACCAAATCTACAAACCTTGCTCCATGGAGCCAGCGACTTGCCACAACATGCTCAGGAATTTCCTGCAATATTGATATAAAACAACATTAGATAATCCCATTAACTGTTAGGGAAATACAATAAGCTTAAAACGAATAATAACTTACAAGAAGACATGACTGAGCCATCTTCCCGTTGGACACATCTTGCTTCCAGATACAATATTGTAACTTAGCAGGCTGTTCTACATGGCAactaaaatcatcaacaacaggTTCATGGCATCTGGAACattatacaaacagacaacatggtcaataaataaatgtgttatcaaacattctaaattaaaacataaaacgtATACTCAACATAAGCTAATTCAAACATACacagagttatcagaggtgacagCTTTCCCCACAGCCATTTGGTTGACCGAGTTTTCTTCACCTGCATGCAACCATATATAACTTTTAAATACAATATGTAACAGAGCAAACTTTCAAATGATGTGTTTACCTTTACCTCTCACTGCTTGATCAACTCTTCCTTCCATCTTTTCAGAAATTCGCAGCTTACACTGTTGATTGCAGAGTAATGATGAATGCTTCAGTGTTTAGTGCTATCAAACTATCTGCACATTACTTATATAACACTCTAAATGGACTCTTCACATACCTGCTACTTTTCCACCGTCCAATAGAAATCAATGCAATTGTTCAATTAGTCTTCTTTGCATTTACAtcacttcaaaacagttttcGTTTTATTTATATGCCTCACGAAAAACAATAACTgcccataacccaattgatctttCACATCCCAATATAATATAACACATTACAACTATTTTATAACCATTTAATATTATCGTACTACTCTTTAACATAtactattaaattaaattttcaatTATTCATATGTCCATTGTTGTGTGTTTACCTATTAGATTTAATAGCCTACCATTTACAGGAGCCATACCCCAACTTATACCAACAATAACGAAATTAGGTTCCCTATTCTGATCAAGTTTGATAGATATCCTGTTCAATACTTATAATAAAcaatagttaattttaaaacagaATGGTAATCAATTTTGCATAAAAACCATGGCAGATTTGGCTCATTCCATGAAACTTACAACCaaaattgataatatttaatttaaaaccatacatagtgccataattgttaatcttggttcacatccaccattacaaaaaaaaaacaaaaccataaATCCCATACAAACCAAACTGCTAAAAAACGGCCCTATACATCCACCACAAACATTGCCTAACCAACAACTCTATCAACGATCACCACTGCGCTCCACTGTTACCATAATATCTAACACCGGCGGGTAATAAATCACAAAGTGCACTTTATCACCTACTTTCAGTTCCGCTGCCCTTACATAGTCAAACCATTCTCCATACAaatatgtttcattttttttggCCTCTTCTTCACATTGCACTCATATGGGTACCCGTTGTCCACATCATTGAGGGTAATCTCTGACATTCCAGCAAGCCCACATTTCTCTACTATTTCTGCAGGAATATACTGCACTCATTGACATACAATATCAGTTACATTACATCTCTGTATAACACCAGTGTGCCAACAACTATAGACTTTGAACACTGCTTACCATAACATTTGAGCAAAACTTCTTTACATCATGAACTTCACGAGTCCAGTACGCTTCTTCGAACTCTTCCTGTACAGGACTCATTTCCCTGAAATTAAGACCACATTTACAGCACAATGCAAACACAACAGCATCAATATACGTATAACGATAATATATTCCCTATCACTTATAAATAAACTTTACCTCTCACTATCAGAAGATATCATTATGTATTCAATTCCATCTCCATCATCCCTTCAACACAATAACATACAAACTATTTATTAAACTAAGTTGTAACTCATTATTCTGGAAACACATTCAATTTTGTAGAGGTTAAATGGAATTCAatacaaaaaacaaaattaaactataagattaccctttattttcaacaatcctggCAGCCTCTACAGAAACTTTACCGGCATCGTCGACACGATTCAATCTTTCATGTTGTTTCTTCCATTCCTCCATAACATCATCATTCTCCTGTGACCCACTTAGTATCCTCTCAACTGTGAGCCGCTTCCATGGAGTTTGCAACTCCAACCTATCGGGTGAACTGGAATCAAAACAACATTGCGACCTCTAAATAGATGAATATCTTATGATAAActctgcaaacaacataaacagtaACACATGCACATACCTTCTTGGCTGCGACATTTTGTTCTTCACACTTATCACCCAACCCTGCGTTTCTTACACCAACAATGCCAAAGACAGACTCTTTGATTGCTTATGAATTCAACGTTACtttcattttaaattccagcgttATGTAACAATACCAATAATAGGATTCTTTTGTGGGCCTATTAACAAATTAGGTCTAACAATAAAAATAGGTTTTCTGCACCAAGGCTAGAATTCTAAGGCCCAATAAACTTTAATGTCCTATTAACTTAGATAAATTAACCAACTATAAGGTCCAACAGGTATTTTTAACCTATTTAACATATTTTACCTTATTATATGaacttacatatatatatatatatatatatatatatatatatatatatatatatatatatatatatatatatatatatatatacattttccctattttattaaAGTGCCCTAAAACCCAATGCGCGAGacagacgggtacccgtgcgaacgcacgggtaagacactagttaatCTAAAATAAAATCACAGATCTAAAAAGTAAAAAACTACACAAAATTGAATATTATTGAACATATGTGAACATGGTTTTGTAAAACAATTTCGATAAGGTCGAATTTTGAATTGAATTTTCAAAATTGAACAAaactgaatatatatatttaatattttttatcttttattttagatGATGGATTACATTAATTTACTATAAGttaattttgagtttttattataagttattagtttcatttaataattattttactattttatatgcTTCTAATATAATTGATGAATATTTTCCGTAATATCAAATTTTAGTacattatatgttatattttaatgcattttttaaatatttttattaaattttttaatagataATAATTTGTAAGTTGGATATTTAAAAATCATACTaaaataaacaatttaaattaatttggaTTTGATGAGTTTTTGTCTCATAACATATCCAAACTGAATCATGATTTGCAGATCACCTTTTGTAGTGGGATTCTAGGGTATGAAGGGTCTAAAACGGAAACTCATTACATATGTTAGAGAAGAACTAaatactcat encodes:
- the LOC131618702 gene encoding uncharacterized protein LOC131618702, which translates into the protein MEGRVDQAVRGKGEENSVNQMAVGKAVTSDNSVCHEPVVDDFSCHVEQPAKLQYCIWKQDVSNGKMAQSCLLEIPEHVVASRWLHGARFVDLVDWEREVRYECEVHHTEKGQMFLGRGWYKFAKERCLLDGDSMGFSVKDPISKEILITAVTDLL